The proteins below are encoded in one region of Phaseolus vulgaris cultivar G19833 chromosome 1, P. vulgaris v2.0, whole genome shotgun sequence:
- the LOC137815748 gene encoding uncharacterized protein yields MQADLEASHVRNEELHRINEELRRGLRNNQGQREHDEMEHLTPPREFSTPFSQQILDAAIPNTFSGPKAIFTGMEDPEAHLTAFHTQMVLVGGSDAARCKIFMSMLTGMAMDWFISLPNGHITSFRQLSQLFREQYLAKKAPPPVSYDLFDVKQYQGETLKEYINRFGAQVVKVGTSEEPMIVYAFRKGVCPGPFCESIIRNRPRTFAEIRRRAVEHIASEGELDELVRSGFLKDYVAEPATTAALPAPTEEQAHEMPVLGEVHTIAGGFSGGGPTAYKRKKYARGVNSIEERISGDPWESDLVFTRADLRDVVPHNNDPVVISVVTAGRKVHKVLVDQGSSADVIFWSTFNKLRLSPDLLRPFTGCLYGFADNQVEVRGYLQLRTTFTGGEASRTESIRYLVVNANSAYNILLGRPVLNRLNAVASTRHMKMKLPDLSGKVIVIKSDQEEARKCFENSLETKRGVFMVFERPPSVDTTMIEATPSGSTPDDAIPVRATPEANTLMEEGPDDTAPVEEVTPVEDNSKDQ; encoded by the exons atgcaagcggatctcgaagcctcgcatgtgaggaacgaagagctccatcgtataaatgaggagttgcgccggggtttGAGGAACAATCAGGGGCAACGCGAACATGATGAGATGGAGCATCTCaccccgccaagggagttttccactcccttctcgcagcaGATTCTGGATGCggcgatccccaacacgttctcGGGGCCAAAAGCGATTTTtacagggatggaggatcccgaggcgcatctcactgcgttccacacgcagatggtgttAGTAGGCGGCTCTGATGCCGCGAGGTGCAAGATCTTTATGAGCATGTTGACAGGGATGgcaatggactggttcatcagccttccaaatggccatatcacctcctttcgGCAGTTGTCGCAGCTGTTTAGGGAGCAATACTTGGCGAAGAAAGCCCCGCCGCCGGtttcctacgatctgtttgatgtgaaacagtatcaaggggagaccctaaaggaatacatcaaccgcttcggTGCCCAGGTGGTGAAAGTTGGAACGTCGGAGGAGCCTATGATTGTGTATGCCTTCAGGAAAGGCGTGTGTCCCGGCCCCTTTTGCGAATCTATTATTCGCAATCGCCCAAGGACTTTTGCTGAGATACGGCGCCGGGCAGTGGAGCATATCGCCTCCGAAGGGGAG ctagatgagctggtgagaagcgGGTTTCTAAAGGATTATGTTGCAGAACCCGCCACGACCGCCGCCCTGCCAGCGCCAACGGAAGaacaagcgcacgagatgcctgttctcggcgaggtccacaccattgctggaggtttttccggcggaggacccaccgcctacaagcgaaagaaatacgcgaggggggtcaactcgattGAGGAGAGAATCTCAGGCGatccgtgggagtcggacctcgtgttcacgagggcgGATCTGCGAGATGTCGTGCCGCACAACAATGatcccgtggtcatttcggttgtcacggcTGGAAGAAAAGTGCACAAGGTTCTAGTTGACCAGGGAAGTTCTGCAGACGTCAtattctggtcgacattcaacaagttgcggttgtctcccgaccttCTGAGGCCCTTtacagggtgcctatatgggttcgcagACAACcaagtggaagtccgaggctacttgcagctgaggacaacgttcacaggtggagaggcctcgcgtaccgaaagcatccggtacttggtcgtaaacgccaactccgcttacaacattttgttggggagaCCGGTGTTGAATAGGCTGAATGCAGTggcctccacgcgccatatgaagatgaagctgccagatctcagcggcaaggtgattgtcatcaagtcggatcaggaggaGGCGCGAAAATGTTTTGAGAACAGCCTggaaacgaagagaggcgtgttcatggtgtttgagcgtccgccaagtgtagacacgacgatgattgaggcgacgccctcTGGGTCAACACCTGACGATGCCATACCCGTGAGGGCGACGCCCGAGGCAAATACACTCATGGAGGAAGGCCCCGACGAcacggcgcccgtggaagaggtgACGCCCGTTGAAGATAATAGCAAGGATCAGTAG